In the genome of Burkholderia diffusa, one region contains:
- a CDS encoding SPOR domain-containing protein, giving the protein MGIFSFGKKDDDAPPRRGGRTGASRNVRTERTERVERRTRRTERPESDALLLDPTLPEKQRARRRLVGAIALVVAAVIVLPMVLDSHPKPVTDDIAIDIPNRPAHQAVAPRDDDTSDVQAGVAHDEPPASDVAVAAAPATKDAVKPAAKPDSTTSTTTASVTPPKPAAKPATTAPAPKPAAPKPAPATVANADAAADSGDASSPASPAGARFAVQLGSFKDDATARSWATKLKSAGVPAYVEHRKQADGSTATLLRAGPFADRAAASAAIAKVREAGLTQ; this is encoded by the coding sequence ATGGGAATTTTCTCGTTCGGCAAGAAAGACGACGACGCGCCCCCGCGGCGCGGCGGTCGTACCGGGGCCTCCCGGAACGTGCGCACGGAGCGCACTGAACGCGTCGAGCGACGCACGCGCCGCACCGAGCGTCCGGAGTCGGACGCACTGCTCCTCGATCCGACCCTTCCAGAAAAGCAACGCGCCCGCCGGCGTCTCGTCGGTGCGATCGCGCTCGTCGTCGCGGCGGTGATCGTGCTGCCGATGGTGCTTGATTCCCACCCGAAGCCGGTGACGGACGACATCGCGATCGACATCCCGAACCGGCCCGCGCATCAGGCGGTCGCTCCGCGCGACGACGACACGTCCGACGTGCAGGCGGGCGTCGCGCACGACGAACCGCCGGCATCCGATGTCGCCGTGGCGGCCGCGCCCGCGACCAAGGATGCGGTCAAGCCGGCCGCGAAGCCCGATAGCACGACCTCGACGACCACGGCGAGCGTGACGCCGCCGAAGCCCGCTGCGAAGCCGGCCACGACCGCACCCGCGCCGAAGCCTGCCGCGCCGAAACCGGCGCCCGCGACGGTCGCGAACGCCGACGCCGCGGCCGACAGCGGCGACGCATCGTCGCCGGCGTCGCCGGCCGGTGCTCGCTTCGCGGTGCAGCTCGGTTCGTTCAAGGACGACGCGACGGCCCGGTCATGGGCCACCAAGTTGAAATCGGCGGGGGTGCCCGCATATGTCGAGCATCGCAAGCAGGCGGACGGCAGCACGGCTACACTGCTGCGTGCCGGCCCGTTCGCGGATCGCGCGGCGGCGTCCGCCGCGATCGCGAAGGTGCGCGAAGCCGGACTCACGCAGTAA
- a CDS encoding CvpA family protein gives MLTAFDYAVLAVIALSALRGAWRGFVSEIFGLIGWIAAIVIAARYVGLVVPYIPANWPGGALTQWVLAFALIVIGVVFVAGVANALLSRIAQATGLGGVDRSLGMMFGLVRGCVLVVLLVAAAGLTELPKQDFWRNALLRPFAEQGVHELKQLLPDGMAQYVRV, from the coding sequence ATGCTGACGGCTTTCGACTACGCTGTATTGGCGGTGATCGCGTTGTCTGCGCTGCGTGGCGCATGGCGCGGTTTCGTCTCGGAGATTTTCGGGCTGATCGGCTGGATCGCGGCGATCGTGATCGCGGCCCGCTATGTCGGACTGGTCGTGCCGTATATCCCGGCTAATTGGCCGGGCGGCGCGCTGACACAGTGGGTGCTCGCGTTCGCGCTGATCGTGATCGGCGTCGTGTTCGTCGCGGGTGTCGCGAACGCGCTGTTGTCGCGGATCGCGCAGGCGACGGGCCTCGGCGGGGTCGATCGCTCGCTGGGCATGATGTTCGGGCTCGTGCGCGGCTGCGTGCTGGTGGTGTTGCTGGTCGCGGCGGCCGGGCTGACCGAATTGCCCAAACAGGATTTCTGGCGCAATGCGCTATTGCGTCCTTTCGCCGAGCAGGGCGTGCACGAGCTGAAGCAGCTCCTGCCCGACGGCATGGCCCAGTACGTGCGCGTGTGA
- the purF gene encoding amidophosphoribosyltransferase, with the protein MCGIVGVISQSPVNQLIYDSLLLLQHRGQDAAGIATADGSNFHMYKANGMVRDVFRTRNMRSLPGTFGIGQVRYPTAGSASSEAEAQPFYVNAPFGIILAHNGNLTNWEQLKDEMFRIDRRHINTNSDSEVLLNVFAHELQLSTTGLELDPAAVFKAVAGVHRRLQGSYAIVSLIAGYGLLAFRDPFGIRPLCIGKLETEHGTEWMVASESVAVEGIGFEFVRDVQPGEAIFIDKAGNFHSQQCAEHPTLNPCMFEYVYLARPDSCLDGVPVYNVRLRMGDYLAEKIKRELPNVPIDVVMPIPDSSRPAAMQVAAKLGVEYREGFFKNRYVGRTFIMPGQAVRKKSVRQKLNAMSIEFKDKHVLIVDDSIVRGTTSHEIVQMARDAGAKSVIFASAAPPVKFPNVYGIDMPTRGELVAHGRTDDEVAKIIGADYLIYQDVDDLRRAVRDINPKLERFEASCFDGNYITGAVTPEYLDAIERARLAPASQADRDTAGDAARSQMNLQLSVE; encoded by the coding sequence ATGTGCGGCATCGTAGGCGTTATCTCCCAATCCCCCGTCAATCAGCTGATCTATGACAGCCTGCTGCTGCTGCAGCATCGCGGTCAGGATGCAGCGGGCATCGCGACGGCGGACGGCAGCAATTTCCACATGTACAAGGCGAACGGCATGGTGCGCGACGTGTTCCGCACGCGCAACATGCGCAGCCTGCCCGGCACGTTCGGCATCGGCCAGGTCCGATATCCGACGGCCGGCTCGGCGTCGAGCGAAGCCGAGGCGCAGCCGTTCTACGTGAACGCGCCGTTCGGGATCATCCTCGCGCACAACGGCAACCTGACGAACTGGGAACAGCTGAAGGACGAGATGTTCCGGATCGATCGCCGGCACATCAACACCAATTCCGATAGCGAAGTGCTGCTCAACGTGTTCGCGCACGAGCTGCAGCTGTCGACGACGGGCCTCGAGCTCGATCCGGCCGCGGTGTTCAAGGCGGTCGCGGGCGTGCATCGCCGCCTGCAGGGCTCGTACGCGATCGTGTCGCTGATCGCCGGCTACGGCCTGCTCGCGTTCCGCGATCCGTTCGGCATCCGCCCGCTCTGCATCGGCAAGCTCGAGACCGAACACGGCACCGAGTGGATGGTCGCGTCGGAGTCGGTGGCGGTCGAAGGCATCGGGTTCGAATTCGTGCGCGACGTGCAGCCGGGCGAGGCGATCTTCATCGACAAGGCCGGCAACTTCCACAGCCAGCAGTGCGCCGAGCACCCGACGCTGAATCCTTGCATGTTCGAGTACGTGTATCTCGCGCGTCCGGATTCGTGCCTCGACGGCGTGCCCGTCTACAACGTGCGTCTGCGCATGGGCGACTACCTCGCCGAGAAGATCAAGCGCGAGCTGCCGAACGTGCCGATCGACGTCGTGATGCCGATTCCCGATTCGTCGCGTCCGGCCGCGATGCAGGTCGCCGCGAAGCTCGGCGTCGAGTATCGCGAAGGTTTCTTCAAGAACCGCTACGTCGGCCGCACGTTCATCATGCCGGGCCAGGCCGTGCGCAAGAAGTCGGTGCGCCAGAAGCTCAATGCGATGAGCATCGAGTTCAAGGACAAGCACGTGCTGATCGTCGACGACTCGATCGTACGCGGCACGACCTCGCACGAGATCGTGCAGATGGCGCGCGATGCAGGCGCGAAGTCGGTGATCTTCGCGTCGGCGGCGCCGCCCGTGAAGTTCCCGAACGTTTACGGCATCGACATGCCGACGCGCGGTGAGCTCGTTGCCCACGGTCGCACCGACGATGAAGTCGCGAAGATCATCGGCGCCGACTACCTGATCTATCAGGACGTGGACGACCTGCGCCGCGCGGTGCGCGACATCAACCCGAAGCTCGAGCGCTTCGAGGCGTCGTGCTTCGACGGCAACTACATCACCGGCGCCGTGACGCCCGAGTACCTCGACGCGATCGAGCGCGCGCGTCTCGCGCCGGCGTCGCAGGCCGATCGCGACACGGCTGGCGATGCCGCCCGTTCGCAGATGAACCTGCAGCTGTCGGTCGAGTGA
- a CDS encoding O-succinylhomoserine sulfhydrylase translates to MDDSLNFDTLAVRAGTQRSNFNEHSEALFLTSSFCFTSAAEAAERFANSEDYFTYSRFTNPTVTMFQDRLAALEGGEACIATASGMAAIMSVVMAALQAGDHLVSSRSLFGSTLGMFSQIFSKFGITTTFVDPTDLNAWQEAVRPETKMFFLETPSNPLTELADIEAIGKIAKAANALFVVDNCFCSPVLQQPLKLGADVVMHSATKFLDGQGRVLGGALVGSKEFIMGKVFPFVRSAGPTLSAFNAWVLLKGMETLSLRVEKQSANALEIARWLDSHPAVARVFYPGLESHPQHELAKRQQKAGGAIVSFELKGDTPEQQRANAWRVIDSTKLISITGNLGDTRTTITHPATTTHARITPEARAAAGITEGLIRLAVGLENAGDLRNDLARGLEG, encoded by the coding sequence ATGGACGACTCCCTCAACTTCGACACGCTCGCCGTGCGCGCGGGCACGCAGCGCAGCAACTTCAACGAGCATTCGGAAGCGCTGTTCCTCACGTCGAGCTTCTGCTTCACGAGCGCGGCCGAGGCTGCCGAGCGCTTCGCGAATTCGGAAGACTATTTCACCTATTCGCGCTTCACGAACCCGACCGTCACCATGTTCCAGGATCGTCTCGCCGCGCTCGAAGGCGGCGAGGCCTGCATCGCGACGGCGTCGGGCATGGCGGCGATCATGTCGGTCGTGATGGCCGCGCTGCAGGCGGGCGATCACCTCGTCAGCTCGCGAAGCCTGTTCGGCTCGACGCTCGGGATGTTCTCGCAGATTTTCAGCAAGTTCGGCATCACGACGACCTTCGTCGATCCGACCGACCTGAACGCATGGCAGGAAGCGGTGCGGCCCGAAACGAAGATGTTCTTCCTCGAAACGCCGTCGAACCCGCTGACCGAACTCGCCGACATCGAGGCGATCGGCAAGATCGCGAAGGCCGCGAACGCGCTGTTCGTCGTCGACAACTGTTTCTGCAGCCCGGTGCTGCAGCAGCCGTTGAAGCTCGGCGCGGACGTCGTGATGCACTCGGCGACGAAGTTCCTCGACGGGCAGGGGCGCGTGCTCGGCGGCGCGCTGGTCGGCTCGAAGGAATTCATCATGGGCAAGGTGTTCCCGTTCGTGCGCAGCGCGGGTCCGACGCTGTCGGCATTCAACGCGTGGGTGCTGTTGAAGGGGATGGAGACGCTGTCTCTGCGCGTCGAGAAGCAGTCGGCGAATGCGCTGGAAATCGCGCGCTGGCTCGATTCGCATCCGGCCGTCGCGCGTGTGTTCTATCCGGGGCTCGAATCGCATCCGCAGCACGAACTCGCGAAGCGCCAGCAGAAGGCGGGCGGCGCAATCGTATCGTTCGAGCTGAAGGGCGACACGCCGGAGCAGCAGCGCGCGAATGCGTGGCGCGTGATCGACAGCACGAAGCTGATCTCGATCACCGGCAACCTCGGCGACACGCGCACGACGATCACGCATCCGGCGACGACGACGCATGCCCGCATCACGCCGGAAGCGCGTGCGGCCGCGGGGATCACCGAAGGGCTGATCCGCCTCGCGGTCGGCCTGGAAAACGCGGGCGACCTGCGCAACGATCTCGCGCGCGGCCTCGAGGGCTGA
- a CDS encoding NAD-dependent epimerase/dehydratase family protein, whose amino-acid sequence MTRTDAGRSTRRAFVTGLTGFTGRYMAQRLEAAGYDVWGTVAPGAARPDDPALANCTLVPVDLLDAHAMRAAAADARPDAVVHLAARAHVAQDEPSQTYAVNIVGTRNLLAALAGLDRRPSAVLLASSANVYGNSTAGVLDETVTPAPANDYAVSKLAMEYAAKLWADRLPIVIARPFNYTGVGQDDAYLLPKLVSHYARNAPRISLGNLDVSRDFSDVRDVTAAYLKLLEAAPAGETFNVCSERAYSLKEVLAMLSRIAGYVIDVTIDPRFVRHNEVKSLSGSREKLRRAVGELPVTPLDDTLRWMMEAMRDVQRPAQAGHTG is encoded by the coding sequence ATGACACGTACTGATGCCGGACGCTCGACGCGCCGCGCATTCGTCACGGGTCTGACGGGCTTCACCGGCCGCTACATGGCGCAGCGCCTCGAGGCGGCCGGCTACGACGTATGGGGCACCGTGGCGCCCGGGGCGGCGCGGCCGGACGATCCGGCGCTCGCGAACTGCACGCTGGTGCCGGTCGACCTGCTCGATGCGCACGCGATGCGCGCGGCGGCCGCCGATGCGCGGCCCGATGCGGTCGTGCATCTGGCCGCGCGTGCGCACGTCGCGCAGGACGAGCCGTCGCAGACTTACGCGGTCAACATCGTCGGCACGCGCAACCTGCTGGCCGCGCTCGCGGGCCTGGACCGCCGCCCTTCGGCGGTGCTGCTCGCCAGCAGCGCGAACGTCTACGGCAATTCGACGGCCGGCGTGCTCGACGAAACCGTCACCCCCGCTCCCGCGAACGACTATGCGGTCAGCAAGCTGGCGATGGAATACGCGGCGAAGCTATGGGCCGACCGGTTGCCGATCGTGATCGCGCGGCCGTTCAACTACACCGGCGTCGGCCAGGACGATGCGTATCTTCTGCCGAAGCTCGTGTCGCACTATGCGCGCAATGCGCCGCGCATCTCGCTCGGCAATCTCGACGTGAGCCGCGATTTCTCCGACGTGCGCGACGTGACGGCCGCCTATTTGAAGCTGCTCGAAGCCGCGCCGGCCGGCGAGACGTTCAACGTCTGCTCGGAACGCGCGTATTCGCTGAAGGAAGTGCTGGCGATGCTGTCGCGGATCGCCGGCTACGTGATCGACGTGACGATCGATCCGCGTTTCGTGCGGCACAACGAAGTAAAAAGTCTCAGCGGGTCGCGCGAAAAGCTGCGGCGTGCAGTGGGCGAGCTGCCCGTGACGCCGCTCGACGACACGCTGCGATGGATGATGGAAGCGATGCGCGACGTGCAGCGGCCCGCGCAGGCCGGGCACACCGGCTGA
- the gmd gene encoding GDP-mannose 4,6-dehydratase, which translates to MSQTRKKAIITGITGQDGAYLTKLLLDKGYEVTGTYRRTSSVNFWRIAELGVDTHPNLSLIEHDLTDAGSSLRLLERTQPDELYNLAAQSFVGVSFDQPATTAEVTGIGPLNLLEAIRVVSPKTRFYQASTSEMFGKVQAIPQTETTAFYPRSPYGVAKLYAHWMTVNYRESYGLFGCSGILFNHESPLRGREFVTRKITDTVAKIKLGKAGKLELGNLDAKRDWGFALEYVEGMWRMLQVDEPDTYVLATNRTETVRDFVQMAFAAAGYQIEWTGKGEQERGLDASNGNVLVEVNPKFYRPAEVDLLIGCADKAKSKLGWAPETTLEQLCQMMVEADLTRNRHHDTY; encoded by the coding sequence ATGAGCCAAACTCGCAAGAAGGCCATCATCACGGGGATCACCGGGCAGGATGGCGCCTACCTGACCAAGCTGCTGCTCGACAAGGGCTACGAAGTCACGGGCACCTATCGCCGCACCAGCTCGGTGAACTTCTGGCGCATCGCCGAGCTCGGCGTCGACACGCACCCGAACCTGTCGCTCATCGAGCACGACCTGACGGATGCCGGCTCCAGCCTGCGGCTGCTCGAACGCACGCAGCCCGACGAGCTGTACAACCTGGCCGCGCAGAGCTTCGTCGGCGTGTCGTTCGACCAGCCGGCGACGACCGCCGAGGTCACGGGCATCGGCCCGCTGAACCTGCTCGAGGCGATCCGCGTGGTGAGCCCGAAGACGCGCTTCTACCAGGCATCGACGTCCGAGATGTTCGGCAAGGTGCAGGCGATTCCGCAAACGGAAACCACCGCGTTCTACCCGCGCAGCCCGTACGGCGTCGCGAAGCTGTACGCGCACTGGATGACCGTGAACTACCGCGAGTCCTACGGCCTGTTCGGCTGCAGCGGCATCCTGTTCAACCACGAATCGCCGCTGCGCGGCCGCGAGTTCGTCACGCGCAAGATCACCGACACCGTCGCGAAGATCAAACTCGGCAAGGCGGGCAAGCTCGAGCTCGGCAACCTCGACGCCAAGCGCGACTGGGGCTTCGCGCTCGAATACGTCGAAGGGATGTGGCGGATGCTGCAGGTCGACGAGCCCGACACCTACGTGCTCGCGACCAACCGCACCGAGACCGTGCGCGACTTCGTGCAGATGGCGTTCGCGGCCGCCGGCTACCAGATTGAATGGACCGGCAAGGGCGAACAGGAACGCGGTCTCGACGCGTCGAACGGCAACGTGCTGGTCGAAGTGAATCCGAAGTTCTACCGCCCTGCCGAAGTCGACCTGCTGATCGGCTGCGCGGACAAGGCCAAATCCAAGCTCGGCTGGGCGCCGGAAACGACGCTCGAGCAACTTTGCCAGATGATGGTGGAAGCGGATCTGACGCGGAATCGTCACCATGACACGTACTGA
- a CDS encoding acyltransferase family protein, which yields MTGISRTADLAPPQHGRIVQLDGLRAIAVGAVFLQHALKAPLWMGVDLFFVLSGLLITGILLDRKARGQSYFSHFYARRVRRILPPYVLLLVVSTLLFGASWLPHWPWFAFFSTNIGLSLGSIGHDSLNVLWSLAVEEQFYIFWPFVVLWCSERALLWIAAALIVAAPVLRAIATPWFDSFWPIYYLTPFRMDLLAAGALLAIVLRRDRRALEPFYPLAIVGALVSLAILGWLHLSFPRFRAANTPLSNAALYSISLLLCTSIVVIALRGRGLVQRVLTNPLLVYVGTVSYTVYLIHLSVLYALWPLHLNRFVTAALALAITLAYATVSWYGFERRLTRGPARATVPAAARTTA from the coding sequence ATGACAGGCATCTCGCGCACCGCCGACCTCGCCCCGCCGCAACACGGCCGCATCGTGCAGCTCGACGGGCTGCGCGCGATCGCCGTTGGCGCCGTGTTCCTGCAACATGCGCTGAAGGCGCCGCTATGGATGGGCGTCGACCTGTTCTTCGTGCTGAGCGGCCTGCTGATCACCGGCATCCTGCTCGATCGCAAGGCGCGCGGACAGTCTTACTTCAGCCACTTCTACGCGCGCCGCGTGCGCCGCATCCTGCCGCCGTACGTGCTGCTGCTCGTCGTGTCGACGCTGCTGTTCGGCGCGAGCTGGCTGCCGCACTGGCCGTGGTTCGCGTTCTTCTCGACCAACATCGGGCTGTCGCTCGGCAGCATCGGTCACGACAGCCTGAACGTGCTGTGGTCGCTCGCCGTCGAGGAGCAGTTCTACATCTTCTGGCCGTTCGTCGTGCTGTGGTGTTCGGAGCGCGCGCTGCTGTGGATCGCCGCTGCGCTGATCGTCGCGGCGCCCGTGCTGCGCGCGATCGCGACGCCGTGGTTCGATTCGTTCTGGCCCATCTACTACCTGACGCCGTTCCGGATGGACCTGCTCGCCGCGGGTGCGCTGCTCGCGATCGTGCTGCGCCGCGACCGGCGCGCGCTGGAGCCGTTCTATCCGCTCGCGATCGTCGGCGCGCTCGTGTCGCTCGCGATCCTCGGCTGGCTGCACCTGTCGTTCCCGCGTTTCCGCGCGGCGAATACGCCGCTGTCGAATGCCGCGCTCTACAGCATCTCGCTGCTGCTGTGCACGTCGATCGTCGTGATCGCGCTGCGCGGACGCGGCCTCGTGCAGCGCGTGCTGACGAACCCGCTGCTCGTGTACGTCGGCACCGTCAGCTACACCGTCTACCTGATTCACCTGAGCGTGCTGTACGCGCTGTGGCCGTTGCACCTGAACCGCTTCGTCACGGCCGCGCTCGCCCTCGCCATCACGCTCGCGTACGCCACCGTGAGCTGGTACGGCTTCGAACGGCGCCTGACGCGCGGCCCGGCACGCGCCACGGTGCCCGCCGCCGCACGCACGACCGCCTGA